One part of the Mariniblastus fucicola genome encodes these proteins:
- a CDS encoding glycosyltransferase family 87 protein, which produces MPDTICPATMALGASTYFNWHGMSEPTGVDQTSDRFADLWMSLRSVGAIRALVVLAILFNCYSAFSYLSHRHDQQDFAHYYVSSKLWLEGKDVYGVELTPLYEQLGWNDLKEPVFGATNPPPLLVLFAPFAVLNPQVAHVAWMLAQILAFVFATWLAWKCVRDEAEAGGFLFVLAIFLFLPFLKSHFYYSQVQLILMAMVLFAYQLLPESGTGQSLIGRSGIETNNLAKGSAARFKARFGGALSCAIVSLAALIKIYPLVLLPWFVWRSDSAVRGRITSGLTSVMVLAIGVWLTDVALWQSFAEHGLRIVSAWVRAAHDCYTFANAAHQLGTTISGDADSNLYVRIGSLVGALVLAAFYLRLIFSPAVPGRKNLLAEFSLLILLMLFCGGTCWWHYLVFLLLPMQVIASRMRDHLTLTALIVACVVIFLLANLKLPTANLEILKPVLNQRPLIAMLVMAVFLAFNLKSSRHAVVAER; this is translated from the coding sequence ATGCCAGATACAATTTGCCCGGCAACGATGGCGCTGGGCGCGTCAACCTATTTTAACTGGCATGGAATGTCTGAACCAACTGGCGTAGATCAAACTTCCGATCGGTTCGCCGATCTCTGGATGTCGCTCCGCAGCGTCGGCGCGATCAGGGCTCTGGTGGTTCTGGCGATCCTCTTCAACTGCTATTCAGCGTTTTCCTATCTGTCACACCGACACGATCAGCAGGATTTCGCTCACTACTATGTATCGAGCAAACTGTGGCTGGAAGGAAAAGACGTCTACGGCGTTGAACTTACGCCGCTGTACGAGCAGTTAGGCTGGAATGATCTCAAGGAGCCCGTTTTCGGCGCCACCAACCCTCCGCCGTTGCTGGTGCTGTTTGCGCCGTTCGCCGTCCTCAATCCTCAAGTCGCCCACGTGGCCTGGATGCTTGCTCAGATCCTTGCCTTCGTGTTCGCAACGTGGCTCGCGTGGAAGTGCGTTCGGGATGAGGCCGAAGCGGGCGGATTCCTGTTCGTTCTGGCAATTTTCCTGTTCCTGCCGTTTCTCAAAAGTCATTTCTACTACTCGCAAGTTCAGCTGATCCTGATGGCGATGGTGTTGTTCGCATACCAGCTGTTGCCGGAAAGCGGGACTGGTCAGAGCCTCATTGGGCGGAGCGGTATTGAGACGAACAACCTGGCGAAGGGTAGTGCTGCGAGGTTCAAGGCACGCTTCGGCGGAGCCCTGTCTTGCGCGATCGTTTCACTGGCCGCGCTAATCAAAATTTACCCCCTGGTGCTGCTTCCGTGGTTCGTCTGGAGAAGCGATTCCGCGGTGCGGGGTCGAATCACCTCCGGGCTGACTTCGGTCATGGTCCTGGCGATTGGCGTGTGGCTGACTGACGTCGCGCTTTGGCAGAGCTTTGCCGAACACGGTTTGCGGATCGTATCGGCGTGGGTCAGAGCGGCTCATGACTGCTACACGTTCGCCAACGCGGCTCATCAGCTGGGAACCACCATTTCAGGCGACGCGGACAGCAATCTCTACGTGCGAATCGGTTCGCTGGTCGGAGCGCTGGTTCTGGCAGCGTTTTACTTGCGACTGATTTTCAGCCCTGCGGTTCCCGGCAGAAAAAATTTGTTGGCGGAGTTTTCGCTGCTGATTTTGCTGATGTTGTTTTGCGGCGGGACGTGCTGGTGGCACTACCTTGTGTTCCTGCTGCTGCCCATGCAGGTGATTGCCAGCCGAATGCGGGATCATCTAACACTAACGGCTTTGATTGTTGCCTGTGTGGTGATCTTTCTTTTGGCGAACCTCAAGCTTCCGACGGCGAATTTGGAAATCCTGAAACCGGTGCTTAACCAGCGGCCGCTGATTGCGATGCTGGTGATGGCTGTGTTTCTTGCGTTTAACCTCAAATCAAGCCGCCACGCGGTGGTCGCAGAACGTTAG
- a CDS encoding acyl-CoA thioesterase — MLDGYPAVATQPVQWGDQDLFGHVNNTVYFRWYETSRVEYWYKSGLHELMQPRGLGPILASVTCDYKKQIRYPDTIRVAAKIQKMGLSSVTLEHVVFSESQNAIAATGKSVIVLFNYQKQHPVPIDGDIRETFLKFDPFE, encoded by the coding sequence ATGCTCGACGGATACCCGGCTGTCGCCACCCAGCCTGTTCAGTGGGGCGATCAGGATCTCTTCGGTCACGTCAACAACACGGTTTACTTTCGCTGGTACGAAACCTCGCGAGTTGAATACTGGTACAAGTCCGGTCTGCACGAGTTGATGCAGCCTCGCGGTTTGGGACCGATTCTCGCTTCGGTAACCTGCGACTACAAAAAACAGATTCGCTATCCCGATACGATCCGGGTCGCCGCGAAGATCCAGAAAATGGGCCTCTCCAGCGTGACGCTCGAACATGTCGTCTTCAGCGAATCACAGAATGCGATCGCTGCGACTGGAAAATCGGTCATCGTCCTGTTCAACTATCAGAAACAGCATCCCGTGCCGATCGACGGCGATATCCGGGAAACGTTCCTGAAGTTTGACCCTTTCGAGTGA
- the pepT gene encoding peptidase T, producing MNVNRQRLLDRFLQYVAIDTTANENTDFYPSSPGQLEIGKLLVQQMKEMGIEDAHQNGKGIVMGTVPGNVDAPVVAFNSHVDTSPETSGKNVKAQVIENFDGQDITLPGDSSKVITAAECPELPLCKGKTIITTDGTTLLGGDDKAGVAIIMELANMLIENPDFPHGPVRVLFTCDEEIGRGVDHVSIDKVNATVCYNFDGGGENVVDNETFSADMATVTIRGVNIHPAMAKDRMVNAIRVAARFLEELPAGLSPERTSDREGFLHPYVIKGGVDKVTLNILLRDFDTPRLEQYAELLHQNATAMEAAFPGAKIKLHIRNQYRNLGDGLADEPRAVKFAVEAHEKLGRTCKLDAIRGGTDGSRLTELGLPTPNLSSGQHNLHSPLEWACLDEMMAACEIGAEIVRRWSQEPA from the coding sequence ATGAACGTCAACCGCCAACGGCTACTCGATCGATTTCTACAATACGTTGCCATCGACACCACTGCGAACGAGAACACGGATTTCTATCCCAGCAGCCCCGGGCAACTTGAAATAGGGAAATTGCTGGTTCAGCAAATGAAGGAGATGGGAATCGAAGACGCTCACCAGAACGGCAAGGGGATTGTCATGGGGACCGTGCCTGGCAATGTGGATGCACCGGTCGTGGCATTCAATTCGCATGTCGATACTTCTCCTGAGACCAGCGGAAAAAACGTGAAAGCCCAGGTGATCGAAAACTTCGACGGCCAGGACATCACGCTGCCAGGCGATTCGTCCAAAGTCATCACGGCTGCCGAGTGTCCCGAGTTGCCACTGTGCAAGGGCAAGACCATCATCACGACGGACGGCACGACGCTGCTCGGCGGAGACGACAAGGCTGGCGTGGCGATCATTATGGAGCTGGCCAATATGCTGATCGAGAACCCGGACTTTCCCCATGGACCGGTTCGCGTTCTTTTCACTTGCGACGAAGAGATCGGACGCGGTGTCGACCACGTCAGTATTGATAAAGTAAATGCAACGGTTTGCTACAACTTTGATGGTGGCGGAGAGAACGTTGTCGACAACGAGACCTTTTCCGCGGACATGGCGACGGTCACGATCAGAGGTGTCAATATCCATCCGGCGATGGCCAAAGACCGGATGGTCAATGCGATCCGGGTGGCCGCCCGATTTCTCGAAGAACTGCCGGCAGGATTGTCGCCGGAACGTACCTCAGATCGAGAGGGTTTCCTGCACCCGTATGTGATCAAAGGAGGTGTCGACAAGGTGACTCTGAATATTTTGCTACGCGATTTCGATACGCCGCGATTGGAGCAGTACGCGGAGTTGCTGCACCAGAATGCGACAGCGATGGAGGCCGCGTTCCCGGGAGCCAAAATCAAACTCCATATTCGCAACCAGTATCGAAATCTGGGTGACGGGTTGGCAGACGAACCTCGGGCCGTCAAATTCGCCGTCGAGGCTCATGAAAAGCTGGGTCGAACGTGCAAGCTGGATGCGATCCGTGGCGGGACGGATGGTTCCAGATTGACCGAGCTGGGCTTGCCGACACCAAACTTGTCGTCCGGTCAGCACAACTTGCATTCGCCCCTGGAATGGGCCTGTTTGGACGAAATGATGGCGGCTTGCGAGATTGGGGCGGAAATTGTTCGCCGATGGAGCCAGGAACCAGCATAA
- a CDS encoding NIPSNAP family protein — protein MSEFYEIRIYRVFDFEKQNMLEAWMRDALLPALGRLGIKNVGVFRNQGDPNDHSQFMVIPFESLEQFAELNVKLAADKKFTDASQGWFAQDMKDPVYNRVDSWVTQAFDSIPKMEIPSFTDNPDRIYELRLYESHNMDSAKRKVKMFDDGETQLMRDTKLGPVFFGRTLAGPDSPNLIYLLGAESEAAHKEHWKAFISSDRWAAIKDLPEYKDTVSKIQKWNLTPTDFSEL, from the coding sequence GAAATCCGAATCTATCGTGTCTTCGACTTTGAAAAGCAGAATATGCTTGAGGCATGGATGCGTGACGCGTTGTTGCCAGCGCTTGGGCGGTTGGGAATCAAGAACGTCGGCGTGTTCCGCAATCAAGGCGACCCGAACGACCATTCACAGTTCATGGTGATTCCGTTCGAATCGCTGGAACAGTTTGCGGAGTTGAACGTCAAACTTGCGGCGGACAAAAAATTTACGGATGCTTCCCAGGGCTGGTTTGCTCAGGACATGAAGGATCCGGTTTACAACCGAGTTGACTCGTGGGTAACGCAAGCTTTCGACAGCATTCCAAAAATGGAAATCCCGTCTTTCACAGACAATCCCGATCGGATTTATGAGCTGCGGCTTTACGAGAGCCACAACATGGATTCGGCCAAACGAAAAGTCAAAATGTTTGACGATGGCGAAACGCAATTGATGCGAGACACCAAACTGGGCCCCGTTTTCTTCGGGCGAACATTGGCCGGTCCAGACAGTCCGAATCTGATCTATCTGCTTGGTGCCGAAAGCGAAGCCGCTCACAAGGAACATTGGAAGGCGTTCATTTCCAGCGATCGCTGGGCTGCGATCAAGGATTTGCCGGAATACAAAGATACGGTTTCAAAGATTCAAAAATGGAATTTGACGCCGACTGATTTTTCCGAGCTGTAG
- a CDS encoding glutathione peroxidase has protein sequence MNSRPLILLILLAALASVDQDASAQSQEKDPDKSKTVQTQKLEKKNSDKPATALARNVNNVLLDVEMENICKEKVNFKKYEGKVVLIVNVASKCGFTGQYKPLQALHDEFHEKGLEVVAFPCNQFGKQEPAEETAIDNFCKKRFGIKFDLFAKVDVKGENQAELFKRLTQLDLKPAGKGDIYWNFEKFLIDRDGKPFARFRSNVSPDDPAIVSKVKSALGIEDGKKDEPKKADPEKKAEPKKSDAKKEVPDKSKASEASKQAKQDEKS, from the coding sequence ATGAATTCCCGACCTCTCATCCTTTTGATCCTGCTTGCGGCCTTGGCGTCGGTTGATCAGGATGCGTCTGCGCAATCGCAGGAAAAGGATCCTGACAAATCAAAAACGGTTCAGACGCAGAAACTGGAGAAAAAGAATTCTGACAAACCGGCGACGGCGCTGGCCAGGAATGTTAACAACGTTCTGCTGGACGTTGAGATGGAGAATATTTGCAAAGAGAAAGTAAATTTCAAGAAGTACGAAGGCAAAGTTGTCCTGATCGTCAACGTCGCGAGCAAGTGTGGTTTCACCGGTCAGTACAAACCGCTGCAGGCTTTGCATGACGAGTTCCACGAAAAGGGTCTCGAGGTCGTCGCGTTCCCCTGCAATCAGTTTGGCAAGCAGGAACCGGCAGAAGAAACCGCAATCGATAACTTTTGCAAGAAGAGGTTCGGAATCAAATTCGACTTGTTCGCCAAGGTCGATGTCAAAGGTGAGAATCAGGCAGAGCTTTTCAAGCGGCTGACCCAGCTGGATTTGAAGCCGGCTGGCAAAGGCGATATCTATTGGAACTTTGAGAAGTTTTTGATCGATAGAGACGGCAAGCCGTTTGCCCGATTCCGGTCTAACGTTTCACCTGACGACCCGGCGATCGTTTCGAAAGTAAAGTCGGCTCTGGGAATCGAAGACGGGAAGAAGGACGAACCCAAAAAAGCCGATCCTGAAAAGAAGGCTGAGCCAAAGAAATCAGACGCAAAGAAGGAAGTGCCGGACAAAAGCAAAGCCAGCGAAGCTTCCAAACAGGCCAAACAGGACGAAAAGTCATAG